A window of Chanos chanos chromosome 15, fChaCha1.1, whole genome shotgun sequence genomic DNA:
tttttatggtacataaaaaaaaatcattgttagACCCAGGCCGGTCGTGAGAAAAGTCGATTTTGGTGAGGAAAATGTAGGCATTAGTTTTCGCGTTTCAGTCGCGGTTTTTCCTACGAAGATTTTTGCTTTTGCTATTGATCTTGTTTATTTTAGGTCTGGTGTTTACAAATTACTCCCATTTTTCCACAGAAGggggaaagacaaaaagaaaagaaaagaaaaaaaaaggttttgatgCTTTATCTGCTTTATGTGTCTATTTTCTCTAGTTTCTCTGCCTCAGGTTTTGAGTCAATATAACATTTTACATcatttgaattattattattataactctTATTTTTCTCATGAAGATGAGATATTGTGAGCATTGTTCATCATTCTAACATTGATTATGAATCTTTGGCCACACAGTCAGTTTTATCATCACTGTACTTCATCACAGCTAAGATCATTATTGAAGAATAAAAATCTCATTATGTTGTCAgtgtaaaaaaaccccaaaaaaacaacagtttacCCAAAGTGTTTAAATTCCACAGACTCCATGCTCAACTGAATGTATTATGCTTCAGTTTAAAAGACTGATTTGGATGTTTCAGACTTGTGTTTGAGGGCTTTCAGGGACTGGAAAAATCCGCTCTTTGAAATGACAGGTTTAAAACTTGCTCCAGGGCACATTTCCAAATCCATGACTGGGATTACACACAGGGCTTGGGAATTCCCTAGACTTGGTTAGGAAATAGACTTTGGACCATGTCCGTGACGTCCGTTGTAACGGTTATGTCCAGTGGGGTGAGAACATTATtcttcatgtcattttttatttttattttttgtctgatAAGGTTGGTATCTTGAATATGGTACTGTGTTGTTTGGCTAAATGGTCACTAATTGGTGTAAATCTCTCTTCCCCATTCCTGATTGTCTAATTAATGCCATCTGTTGACAGGAACGCTAAAATAGACCTGCTATTCTTTGCTCTGATGATGGCAAGTTCAGCTGATATCAGTAGCAATGGGTTCagcaaccttttttttaaaaattgatttattaatttttaaaattctccTGGTATGGATAAGCAAAGGTAGACacttaaatattcattaaaaaaaaataagaaagctTAGGGTTTTACACATGTCCGGGAAGTTTGCTCCTCTCTATAATTTTCTTCTGCTAAGTAAGACTTATATCCGTAGAGAAATCAGATTTTTACAACATTCTGGAGCTCCTCAAACAATCCCAACCTGTCTTTTGTTAAGATGTAGGTTGTGTCTCAGGCCAGAGTGAAATGTGTCTTTTACAAATAAGAGGACAACTGAGCCAatcttacaaacaaacaaacaaataaacaaaaactctTTAATGTCATTATAAAAGCCATTAAACAAAGCAAGTatatcaattaaaaaaaaaaaattaaaaattgtcttacggggtggggggagggggttgttattattttcttgcattcaaaagaaaagtaaaaacattttgaaatgcacCACAAATTCTTAAACTTATTGAGAAACAGGGTTGCTTGAGCTGGTGTTGCGCTCCACAGTAAACAATGCAATGTATTTTGAGTGAAAGACATGAGCACATTTCCTCGATGTCATCAGCGCTGAACAAAACTGGTTTACAGCTGGACTGTGTAGACATACTGTATGATGCAACCATGTGTCTGTGAGCCCACTTTACGCTCCGATGATGAAATGCTTTCAGACATGAAAGATTTCTCCTTTTTAAACATCTCCGTACGGGCTCTGCAGCTCATGTCCTCTATCAGCAGCGAAGCCATGTGTTagcagagaatgtgtttgtgatcCCTTCTGTCTTTGGATCGTACTCAAACTGGAGATTGCCCACAAAGAAGTAGATTAATCCtatcaaaatacaacaaagcCAAATCACTTTAGCTTAAACCATCCaccatgacagacagagatatatgATTACAGCCCAACAACCTTACGTTTACGGTTCGCCACCATCACATTTTGTTTGAACATAAGTCATCAAATGATTCATGTCATTTCAAAGCGTTATTCTATCATGGTCTAGTGAGATCAAGTTACCGATCACTATTTCACCAAGTTACTGATCACTACTGCAAAAACAATACGATAGCGTAGTTAGCGTGAAAATACAAAGGGCTGAAAGAGATTCTGTTCAGAGCAGAAATAATCCTTACCATTCTCAATCAGTGCAGCATCAACAGGTGAGGGAACACCAGACCACTGATCCCTGATCAGCTTTGGATAGCCCTCCATCATTTGTCTCTTCTTCTcgtcaaatctttttttttttttccagcagaaAATACAAATATGTGTACAAGTGATGCATTTGTTGACTGAGTTATTTGTTGACTTGGTCTAACTTTCTGCTAGACCATTTCAATATATCAGCACATATCATTTCATATGGTCTTAATTACATTCAACTATACCCTAACTATGtccatttgaatatttgaaaatgATAAGTTCATCACCCTGTCAGAGTTATTAGAAATGAGTACGAATGAATCAGTGCATTAGACAAAAAAGAGGCACCTCCAATACTCCGTTCCAGTGAAGAAAACTGTGACCTCTGTCTCAGGGAAGTGAACAGCAGCATCTACTTTTCGCACCCTGGATGGGAAGCCAAAGTCGGAGATGTTCTTTGGCCGACCATTCATCAGCTCCAAACCTTTCATTTCCCAGTACTGTACATctggaaaggagagagacaagTTAACCTGTTTTAAGGTAACATGGgaactgttctttttgtttcgCACACTCATCCGTGTTCCATAGACCTTAgaatttttctttgtgttctaCAGACTCTTCTACTGTGAGATATCATGACCATGTTCAGGCATAGCTTTGTTGTTCCTAacctttgaaaaacaacaaggTGTGCATCGCTATGTTCTCATAAGCTGCATCAATAAATGACGGAACATCAGTCCACAGACTTGTTATCAGGGTTGTCTTTATTTCATCGAAATTGGGATGGACTCGCCACATGAATctgcaaaaacagaaatgttgtaCATCAGTTACATAAGTCTTGTTGTTCTTTCTCgattcatttaaataaaaacaaccagTGGTTCACAACCACAGTATAATATTCATGTCATGTTTCCTGACATGCCACttctctgtcaaaaaaaaaaatatgtttatcaacaaaaacatgtttctactcatacacaaactcaaataGACCAAAGTCAAAGACCATTGTAGAGTAAAGAGTTTCCCATAATGCAACACATTGAGCAACACTTTTCAATGGAAgaatactgagtgtgtgtgtgtgtgtgtgtgtgtgtgtgtgtgtgtgtgtgtgtgtgtgtgcgtgcgtgcgtgtgcgtgtgcgtgtgtgtgtggggggggggggggggtgtgtgtgctctgagGTAGCCACATTAAAATGTTAAGTTTAACTCAAGTTGTGTGGCTAACTGATAACTTCTGGTTTGTGGGAAATCCACAGGGTGACACACAATTGGCTGTGCTTGTCAAACACTACGTGTCAGGCATTTCCTGCAGGCCACCCAGACCGATTGATATGGATTGGAGCTCTGTCTACACTGTTCTGAAGCACTTGAATTAGTCATTGCCTCCAATATTACAGCAGTAATATTTCCTGTTAATGCTAACGTGGATTAATTTGCCGATAGGGTTAACTAAGTCACTGTTGTTCTGACACTAAAAAAGACTCTGTGGCATAAGGTCCAGATATGTTCACCACATTAGAAACAGCAGCGTTTAGAGGAGAACCTAGCAGGTCCACACGACGGAGAGGAACACACCAAAGCGGAGATACTAAAGTTGACCTGATATCATAACTACATGTACAATTGTGAAAAGTACCTTTGATTACACCTGCTGATAGGACTACCCTACCTGCTGATGGGACTACCGTACCTGCTGATGGGACTACCCTACCTGCTGATAGGACTACCCTACCTGCTGATGGGACTACCCTACCTGCTGATGGGACTACCGTACCTGCTGATGGGACTACCGTACCTGTCTTTAAAGAAGACAATCTCTCGTTGCATCCGTGTTACAGCGTCAAACGATAGGTCAGGATCACACTTGCCTGGCGTCTTTAGCGGAGCTCTTATCAAGCTGAAGTTTGGATGAATATCTAATTAGGGTAATGGAGGCACAGTAAAATAATCGTAAAAGATGTgtattcatggaaaaaaaattgtgctgaATACTGACTTGCTGAATATTAAAGTAAGAAAAATATACGCTGGAAACATATCATCAGTAAAAGGCAAGATGTGACATACCATACATTTCTTGGATGTCTTGAACATCTTGGAAAGATAGTTGAAATTCAGCCTCTGTGACAAAATTATAGGCTGGAAACATAACTGCTCCAGGATCGGAGGAGTGTGCAAGGCCAAGGGCATGTCCAAACTCATGTGCTGCTACAGCAAATAAGTTAAATCCTTTAGGGGGGGGAGGAAGCAAAAATGTACTGAAATATCACAGTTTGTCTTTGACACTACTTATACAATGCACAAACATCTGACTGTATTCTTACAAACCGTAGTCTCTCAAAGAACTGATCAAACCATATCTGTAACATACCTTGGAGACCTCTTGGACAATTATTATCCTTGTTATAATGAACGTTAAATTTTAAACGCACGTCAAAATTATCATCCACATTTCACCTGTGGTGTTAGCTGTCCATTCTTCCTCAGCATCAAAGTGCACGTCGCCACCAATGTCAGGCCCGGGGAGGAACGCATGTGCCAGAATACCCCCTTCTCCATCAAACGGGGAACCATCCCCGTGGTCTGCAACGTATGTATGGTGTTAACAAACTATTCGCTTCGCCACATTTTCTGAGATTAAAGCAGACAATGCTCCAGTGGTTTTTGATGTTTCAGTAATGTGTAAtccatttttatgtgtttattcatcCTCAGATGAAGACCTTCTAATTATAGCATTTAATTAATGACGCATGGAGCTTGGCACTCATGAATTCTTTAGACCTGTTCTGAAATTAATTTTGAAGAACTAGTCTAAGAGGCATTCTGGAGCTCACACCCCTATTATTGAAGGAGATGAAAATGTCGACCTCCCTCTTGGACCTGTGCCGAAATTTGATAGGTGCCACTTGCGCCCAGAGTTTCCACGCTTCCCTGAAGGCTCTTCTGACATGGGAGGCTTTCATCTTATTACTGTACCTAGTTATCCTGTGCACAAACATAAATGAGGCAGGttgaacacagacaaaaatcatGATAGGATCGACACTTCAAGGTGCACAGAGCCTTCACCTGTACGTCAGGTTCCTCTTCTTCCATCTCATGGTCTCTCCAAATGACTCAGCATCAGAGAGACCACAACGGGGCCTTCTCATGGCTGCTATTGTTTCCGGGGTGAGCTCACCATTCTCTGGCAAGCC
This region includes:
- the LOC115828331 gene encoding collagenase 3, which produces MKASAKNYLKGYLTKFYGLKPQTGRQRRTEVSDTFTAKVGEMQHFFGLPENGELTPETIAAMRRPRCGLSDAESFGETMRWKKRNLTYRITRYSNKMKASHVRRAFREAWKLWAQVAPIKFRHRSKREVDIFISFNNRDHGDGSPFDGEGGILAHAFLPGPDIGGDVHFDAEEEWTANTTGFNLFAVAAHEFGHALGLAHSSDPGAVMFPAYNFVTEAEFQLSFQDVQDIQEMYGIAPLKTPGKCDPDLSFDAVTRMQREIVFFKDRFMWRVHPNFDEIKTTLITSLWTDVPSFIDAAYENIAMHTLLFFKDVQYWEMKGLELMNGRPKNISDFGFPSRVRKVDAAVHFPETEVTVFFTGTEYWRFDEKKRQMMEGYPKLIRDQWSGVPSPVDAALIENGLIYFFVGNLQFEYDPKTEGITNTFSANTWLRC